Proteins encoded by one window of Cupriavidus sp. EM10:
- a CDS encoding YhbY family RNA-binding protein, giving the protein MPALQLISAQRSELRSRAHGLNPVVMIGAEGLTPAVLAEIDRSLAAHDLIKIRVFGDERDTRIAIYDAICDELHAAPIQHIGKLLVIWRPGPARLKENQPEDMGAARRRLGTGAAPRTVMVRKASGSTQRRTPRTAVKVLGNERVTQAGNVKRAKARPSSQKKKSLG; this is encoded by the coding sequence ATGCCCGCTCTACAACTGATCTCCGCCCAACGTTCCGAACTGCGCTCGCGCGCCCATGGCCTCAACCCCGTGGTCATGATTGGCGCCGAAGGCCTCACCCCCGCGGTCCTGGCCGAAATCGACCGCAGCCTTGCGGCACACGACCTGATCAAGATCCGGGTATTCGGTGACGAACGCGATACGCGCATCGCCATTTACGACGCCATTTGCGACGAACTGCACGCCGCGCCTATCCAGCATATCGGCAAGCTGCTGGTCATCTGGCGTCCGGGCCCTGCCCGCCTCAAGGAAAACCAGCCGGAGGACATGGGCGCCGCCCGCCGTCGCCTGGGCACTGGTGCCGCCCCGCGTACCGTGATGGTTCGCAAGGCATCTGGCTCGACCCAGCGCCGTACGCCGCGCACGGCCGTCAAGGTGCTTGGCAACGAACGCGTGACCCAGGCCGGTAACGTCAAGCGTGCCAAGGCACGCCCGTCCAGCCAGAAGAAGAAATCGCTGGGCTGA
- the leuE gene encoding leucine efflux protein LeuE, with protein sequence MTAFMHASFGITDFWTYVLGTIFIVLLPGPNSMYVLSVAAQRGVRAGYKGACGVFLGDAILMVLSAAGVASLLKASPALFHVVKYVGAAYLAWIGFQMLRGAVRNWARPASAEGAEGAVAQAAAVPVDRSSNPFTKALVISLLNPKAILFFISFFIQFVDPQFAYPALSFVALGLVCQICSFAYLTTIIFVGARLAETFRRRRRLSAGMSSGVGAMFIGFGAKLATATLG encoded by the coding sequence ATGACCGCCTTCATGCACGCCAGCTTCGGCATCACCGATTTCTGGACCTATGTGCTCGGCACGATCTTCATCGTGCTGCTGCCGGGCCCGAACTCGATGTATGTGCTGTCGGTGGCCGCCCAGCGCGGCGTGCGCGCCGGCTACAAGGGCGCATGTGGCGTGTTCCTGGGCGATGCCATCCTGATGGTGCTGTCGGCCGCGGGCGTGGCTTCGCTGCTCAAGGCCAGCCCGGCGCTGTTCCACGTGGTCAAGTACGTGGGCGCGGCCTACCTGGCCTGGATCGGCTTCCAGATGCTGCGCGGTGCCGTGCGCAACTGGGCCCGGCCGGCCAGTGCGGAAGGTGCCGAAGGTGCAGTAGCGCAGGCGGCGGCCGTGCCGGTGGACAGGTCTTCGAACCCGTTCACCAAGGCGCTGGTCATCAGCCTGCTGAACCCGAAGGCCATCCTGTTCTTCATCTCGTTCTTCATCCAGTTCGTGGATCCGCAGTTCGCGTATCCGGCGCTGTCGTTCGTGGCGCTGGGCCTGGTCTGCCAGATCTGCAGCTTCGCGTACCTGACGACGATCATCTTCGTGGGCGCGCGGCTGGCCGAGACGTTCCGCCGCCGCCGACGCCTGTCCGCGGGCATGTCGAGCGGGGTCGGCGCGATGTTCATCGGCTTCGGCGCCAAGCTGGCCACGGCCACCCTGGGCTGA
- a CDS encoding RidA family protein codes for MKTLQPPDWAAPKGYANGIMAEMQVGSRLIFVGGQIGWNGQCEFETDDFALQVAQTLRNIVAVLEQGGARPEHIARMTWYVKDKAEYVAAYKAIGQHYRDIVGRHFPAMTAVEVADLVEPRAKVEIEVTAVVPPAV; via the coding sequence CTGAAGACATTGCAACCGCCCGACTGGGCAGCGCCGAAGGGCTACGCCAACGGCATCATGGCCGAGATGCAGGTGGGCAGCCGCCTGATCTTCGTCGGCGGCCAGATCGGCTGGAACGGCCAGTGCGAATTCGAGACCGACGACTTCGCGCTGCAGGTGGCGCAGACGCTGCGCAATATCGTGGCGGTGCTGGAGCAGGGCGGGGCGCGGCCCGAACACATCGCGCGCATGACGTGGTATGTGAAGGACAAGGCCGAATACGTGGCCGCCTACAAGGCCATTGGCCAGCACTACCGCGACATCGTCGGCCGGCATTTCCCGGCGATGACCGCCGTCGAAGTGGCCGATCTGGTGGAGCCGCGCGCCAAGGTGGAAATCGAGGTCACGGCGGTAGTGCCGCCGGCGGTATGA
- a CDS encoding AMP-binding protein — MVAPNVATSHVDTFAQDRLPPRDTWPVFAFNDDTRYPARLNAAVELVDRHVSEGNGQRVAVRHERDGRIETVSYAQLAALVSRIAHVLVEDMKLVPGNRVLLRGPNNLMMAASWLATVKAGLIAVPTMPLLRAKELRQIIDKAQVSAALCDARLREELDANQRAGGEHYCPTLATVRYFNGSGADSLEAAMDGKPDTFAACDTATDDICLIAFTSGTTGQPKGTVHFHRDVLAMCDLFPRHVLKPTPDDVFCGTPPIAFTFGLGGMLCFPLRIGASTALAEKLTPETLLKLIQDHRATIVFTAPTFYRQMATLAKNFDIGSLKKSVSAGEALPDATRQAWRAATGIEMTDGLGGTEMMHIFVSSAGADVRPGAVGRVVPGYEARIVDDNMQPVPPGTVGKLAVRGPTGCRYLDDPRQEAYVREGWNLPGDTFMADADGYYFYQARSDDMIISAGYNIAGPEVEGTLMKHEFVAECGVVGAADAERGQVVTAYVVLRPGVAATEATRTVLQDYCKREIAPYKYPRRIEFVAALPRTETGKLQRFRLRQMANEDGQQ; from the coding sequence ATGGTCGCCCCCAATGTCGCCACGTCTCACGTCGACACCTTTGCGCAGGATCGCTTGCCGCCCCGTGACACGTGGCCGGTGTTCGCCTTCAACGACGACACGCGCTACCCGGCACGGCTGAACGCGGCCGTGGAACTGGTGGATCGCCACGTATCGGAAGGCAACGGCCAGCGCGTGGCCGTGCGCCACGAGCGCGATGGCCGCATCGAGACGGTGAGCTATGCGCAACTGGCGGCGCTGGTCAGCCGCATCGCCCATGTGCTGGTGGAAGACATGAAGCTGGTGCCGGGCAACCGGGTGCTGCTGCGCGGGCCGAACAACCTGATGATGGCGGCAAGTTGGCTGGCCACGGTCAAGGCGGGGCTGATCGCGGTGCCGACCATGCCGCTGCTGCGCGCCAAGGAGCTGCGGCAGATCATCGACAAGGCGCAGGTTTCTGCGGCCCTGTGCGATGCCAGGCTGCGCGAGGAGCTAGACGCCAACCAGCGCGCCGGAGGCGAACATTACTGCCCGACGCTGGCCACGGTGCGCTATTTCAATGGCAGTGGGGCTGATTCGCTGGAAGCAGCCATGGACGGCAAGCCGGACACCTTCGCCGCCTGCGACACCGCCACCGACGATATCTGCCTGATCGCGTTCACGAGCGGCACCACGGGCCAGCCCAAGGGCACCGTGCATTTTCATCGCGATGTGCTGGCGATGTGCGACCTGTTCCCGCGTCACGTGCTGAAGCCCACGCCGGACGACGTGTTCTGCGGCACGCCGCCCATTGCGTTTACGTTCGGGCTGGGCGGCATGCTGTGTTTCCCGCTGCGCATCGGCGCCAGCACGGCGCTGGCCGAGAAGCTGACGCCGGAGACCCTGCTCAAGCTGATCCAGGACCATCGCGCCACCATCGTCTTCACGGCGCCCACGTTCTATCGGCAGATGGCCACGCTGGCGAAGAACTTCGATATCGGCAGCCTGAAGAAGAGTGTGTCGGCCGGCGAAGCGCTGCCCGACGCCACGCGCCAGGCGTGGAGGGCTGCCACCGGCATCGAGATGACCGACGGGCTGGGTGGCACCGAGATGATGCATATCTTCGTGTCCAGCGCCGGGGCCGACGTGCGGCCCGGGGCGGTGGGCCGCGTGGTGCCCGGCTACGAGGCGCGCATCGTCGACGACAACATGCAGCCCGTGCCGCCCGGCACGGTGGGCAAGCTGGCCGTGCGCGGCCCCACCGGCTGCCGCTACCTCGACGATCCGCGCCAGGAAGCCTATGTGCGCGAGGGCTGGAACCTGCCCGGCGATACCTTCATGGCCGACGCGGACGGCTACTACTTCTACCAGGCCCGCTCCGACGACATGATCATCTCGGCCGGCTACAACATCGCCGGCCCGGAGGTGGAAGGCACGCTGATGAAGCACGAGTTCGTGGCCGAGTGCGGCGTGGTGGGCGCCGCCGACGCCGAGCGCGGCCAGGTGGTCACTGCCTACGTGGTGCTGCGCCCCGGCGTGGCGGCCACCGAAGCCACGCGTACCGTGCTGCAGGACTACTGCAAGCGCGAGATCGCACCCTACAAATATCCGCGCCGCATCGAGTTCGTGGCCGCGTTGCCTCGCACCGAGACCGGCAAGCTGCAGCGCTTCCGGCTGCGGCAGATGGCGAACGAGGATGGCCAGCAATGA
- a CDS encoding enoyl-CoA hydratase family protein — protein sequence MTDIALDMRHHKRAFADYQPKHFLWSVSADGKVATITLNRPERKNPLTFDSYAELRDLFRGLCYATDIKAVVITGAGGNYCSGGDVHEIIGPLTRMSMPELLDFTRMTGDLVKAMRACPQPVISAVDGICAGAGAMMALASDMRLGTPQAKAAFLFVRVGLAGADMGACTLLPRMIGQGRASELLYTGRSMSADEGLQWGFYNALHPSEAVLAEAQALAAQIAAGPTFAHGVTKKLLHQEWNMGVDEAIEAEAEAQAICMQTRDFRRAYDAFVAKQKPVFEGD from the coding sequence ATGACCGACATTGCACTGGACATGCGCCACCACAAGCGCGCCTTTGCCGACTACCAGCCGAAGCACTTCCTGTGGTCCGTATCGGCCGATGGCAAGGTCGCCACGATCACGCTGAACCGGCCCGAGCGCAAGAATCCGCTGACTTTCGATTCCTACGCCGAACTGCGCGACCTGTTCCGCGGGCTGTGCTACGCCACGGACATCAAGGCCGTGGTCATCACCGGCGCAGGCGGCAACTACTGCTCGGGCGGCGACGTCCACGAGATCATCGGGCCGCTGACGCGCATGTCGATGCCCGAACTGCTCGACTTCACGCGCATGACCGGCGACCTGGTCAAGGCGATGCGCGCCTGCCCGCAGCCGGTGATCAGCGCCGTGGACGGCATCTGCGCCGGCGCGGGCGCCATGATGGCGCTGGCCTCGGACATGCGTCTCGGCACCCCGCAGGCCAAGGCCGCCTTCCTGTTCGTGCGCGTGGGCCTGGCCGGCGCCGACATGGGCGCCTGCACGCTGCTGCCGCGCATGATCGGGCAGGGGCGCGCCAGCGAACTGCTCTATACGGGCCGCTCGATGTCCGCCGACGAGGGCCTGCAATGGGGCTTCTACAACGCGCTGCATCCGTCGGAAGCCGTGCTGGCCGAGGCGCAGGCGCTGGCGGCCCAGATCGCGGCGGGCCCCACCTTCGCGCATGGCGTGACCAAGAAGCTGCTGCACCAGGAATGGAACATGGGGGTGGACGAGGCCATCGAGGCCGAGGCAGAGGCCCAGGCCATCTGCATGCAGACGCGAGACTTCCGGCGGGCCTACGATGCCTTCGTGGCCAAGCAGAAACCCGTGTTCGAAGGCGACTGA
- a CDS encoding thioesterase family protein, which translates to MSEVFRNHVRIRFRHCDAAGIVFYPRYFEMLNDFIEDWFADALAWPFDAMHGAGHAGIPTAELQCRFEAPSRLGELLTRELRVTHIGRSSFGVDIRFAGPDGGTRMAIGQRLVCIDTRTMTSQPLPDAVRTAMGRYLAPTA; encoded by the coding sequence ATGAGCGAGGTATTCCGCAACCACGTGCGCATCCGCTTCAGGCATTGCGACGCGGCCGGCATCGTGTTCTACCCGCGCTACTTCGAGATGCTGAACGACTTTATCGAGGACTGGTTTGCCGACGCGCTGGCGTGGCCGTTCGATGCGATGCACGGCGCCGGGCACGCGGGCATTCCCACGGCCGAGCTGCAATGCCGCTTCGAGGCGCCGAGCCGGCTGGGCGAGCTGCTGACGCGCGAGCTGCGCGTCACGCACATCGGCCGCAGCAGCTTCGGCGTGGATATCCGCTTCGCCGGCCCGGACGGCGGCACGCGCATGGCCATCGGCCAGCGGCTGGTCTGCATCGACACACGGACGATGACCTCGCAGCCGCTGCCGGACGCCGTGCGCACCGCGATGGGGCGCTACCTGGCGCCGACTGCGTGA
- a CDS encoding DUF4149 domain-containing protein → MFSSSYSNLPPLPHRIFLLLTVVWAGSLWTVGYMVAPTLFAVLPSRETAGMIAGHLFRYEAILGVTVGVLQLVLCNVLIRRGATRYRSLRWIVLAMLVCVLAGYFGVQPFMEGLKVKAQAMSLGVSESPYKSQFGMLHGVSSLFYLLQSLLALVLVWRASAPRASGE, encoded by the coding sequence GTGTTCTCGTCTTCGTACTCGAATCTGCCGCCGCTGCCGCATCGCATCTTTCTGCTGCTGACCGTGGTCTGGGCAGGGAGCCTGTGGACGGTGGGCTACATGGTGGCGCCGACGCTGTTCGCCGTGCTGCCAAGCCGCGAGACCGCTGGCATGATCGCCGGACACCTGTTCCGCTACGAGGCCATCCTTGGCGTGACGGTGGGCGTGCTGCAGCTGGTGCTGTGCAATGTGCTGATTCGCCGTGGGGCCACGCGCTACCGGTCGCTGCGCTGGATCGTGCTGGCCATGCTGGTGTGCGTGCTGGCCGGCTATTTCGGAGTGCAGCCGTTCATGGAAGGGCTAAAGGTCAAGGCCCAGGCAATGAGCCTCGGGGTGTCCGAGTCGCCGTACAAGAGCCAGTTCGGCATGCTGCACGGCGTGTCGAGCCTGTTCTACCTGCTGCAGAGCCTGCTTGCCCTGGTGCTCGTGTGGCGCGCCAGCGCGCCGCGTGCGTCTGGAGAGTAA
- a CDS encoding acyl-CoA dehydrogenase family protein, with product MSDKTYLDLPFFDDAHRQLESKLDGWCAEHLRDIDHHDADAACRALVRQLGQSGWLRYCVPAAFGGALPALDSRALCLLRETLARHDGLADFAFAMQGLGSGAITLAGSDAVRERYLPRVARGEAIAAFALSEPEAGSDVAAMQCSARLSDDGSHYALDGAKTWISNGGIADFYCVFARTGEAPGARGITAFVVDADAPGLSIAERIDVIAPHPLATLRFDGCRVPVGNRLGESGQGFKVAMMTLDIFRASVAAAALGFGRAALDDALARATSRPMFGGVLADLQLTQAAIGEMATSIDAAALLTYRAAWQRDVRQQRTTREAAMAKMVATENAQQVIDRAVQMFGGLGVKVGTRVESLYREIRSLRIYEGATEVQKLIIARETLAARQA from the coding sequence ATGAGCGACAAGACCTATCTCGACCTGCCGTTCTTCGACGACGCGCACCGCCAGCTCGAAAGCAAACTCGATGGCTGGTGCGCCGAGCATCTGCGCGATATCGACCATCACGATGCCGACGCGGCCTGCCGGGCGCTGGTGCGCCAGCTGGGCCAGTCAGGCTGGCTGCGCTACTGCGTGCCGGCGGCTTTCGGGGGCGCCCTGCCGGCACTGGACTCGCGCGCGCTGTGCCTGCTGCGCGAGACGCTGGCGCGCCACGACGGCCTGGCCGACTTTGCCTTCGCGATGCAGGGCCTGGGCTCGGGCGCGATCACGCTGGCTGGCTCCGATGCCGTGCGCGAGCGCTACTTGCCGCGCGTGGCCCGGGGCGAGGCGATTGCCGCGTTCGCGTTGTCCGAGCCCGAGGCCGGGTCCGATGTGGCGGCGATGCAGTGCAGCGCGCGGTTGTCCGATGACGGCAGCCACTACGCGCTGGACGGCGCCAAGACGTGGATTTCGAACGGCGGCATCGCCGACTTCTACTGCGTATTCGCGCGGACCGGCGAGGCGCCCGGGGCGCGCGGCATCACGGCGTTCGTGGTCGATGCCGATGCGCCGGGCCTGTCGATTGCCGAGCGCATCGACGTGATTGCCCCGCATCCGCTGGCCACGCTGCGCTTCGACGGCTGCCGCGTGCCGGTGGGCAACCGGCTCGGCGAGTCGGGGCAGGGCTTCAAGGTGGCGATGATGACGCTGGACATCTTCCGCGCATCGGTGGCGGCGGCCGCGCTGGGCTTTGGCCGCGCGGCACTGGACGACGCGCTGGCGCGTGCCACGTCGCGGCCCATGTTCGGCGGCGTACTGGCCGACCTGCAACTGACGCAGGCCGCAATTGGCGAAATGGCTACGTCCATCGACGCCGCCGCGCTGTTGACCTACCGCGCCGCCTGGCAGCGCGACGTGCGCCAGCAGCGCACCACGCGCGAGGCGGCCATGGCCAAGATGGTGGCCACCGAGAACGCGCAGCAGGTGATCGACCGCGCCGTGCAAATGTTCGGCGGCCTCGGCGTCAAGGTGGGCACTCGCGTGGAAAGCCTGTACCGGGAAATCCGCTCGCTGCGCATCTACGAGGGCGCCACCGAAGTGCAGAAGCTGATCATCGCGCGCGAGACGCTTGCGGCGCGACAGGCCTGA
- the carB gene encoding carbamoyl-phosphate synthase large subunit — translation MPKRTDIKSILIIGAGPIIIGQACEFDYSGAQACKALREEGFKVILVNSNPATIMTDPNTADVTYIEPITWEVVERIIEKERPDAILPTMGGQTALNCALDLHRHGVLDKYKVELIGASPEAIDKAEDRQKFKDAMTKIGLGSAKSGIAHSMDEAVAVQSRIAQETGGAGYPIVIRPSFTLGGTGGGIAYNREEFEEICKRGLDLSPTRELLIEESLLGWKEYEMEVVRDKADNCIIICSIENLDPMGIHTGDSITVAPAQTLTDKEYQILRNASLAVLREIGVDTGGSNVQFSINPVDGRMIVIEMNPRVSRSSALASKATGFPIAKVAAKLAVGYTLDELKNEITGGQTPASFEPSIDYVVTKVPRFAFEKFPAADSHLTTQMKSVGEVMAMGRTFQESFQKALRGLEVGVDGLDEKSTDRDEIVEEIGEAGPDRIWYVGDAFRLGMSLEEVYAETAIDPWFLAQIEDIVKTEGLARNRTLESLSAAELRFLKQKGFSDRRLAKLLKTDAKAVREARVAQNVRPVYKRVDTCAAEFATNTAYMYGTYEAEHGECEADPTTNRKIMVLGGGPNRIGQGIEFDYCCVHAALALREDGYETIMVNCNPETVSTDYDTSDRLYFEPLTLEDVLEIVDKEKPVGVIVQYGGQTPLKLALDLEANGVPIIGTSPDMIDAAEDRERFQKLLQDLGLRQPPNRTARAEDEALRLAEEIGYPLVVRPSYVLGGRAMEIVHEPRDLERYMREAVKVSNDSPVLLDRFLNDAIECDVDALCDGQRVFIGGVMEHIEQAGVHSGDSACSLPPYSLSQATVDELKRQTAAMAKALNVIGLMNVQFAIQQKNGEDVVYVLEVNPRASRTVPYVSKATGLSLAKIAARCMAGQSLDSQGIGAEVVPPYFSVKEAVFPFNKFPGVDPVLGPEMRSTGEVMGVGKVFGEALFKSQLAAGSRLPEKGTVLITVKDSDKPRAVTVARMLHDLGYPIVATRGTASAIEAAGIPVRVVNKVKDGRPHIVDMIKNGELALVFTTVDETRTAIADSRSIRIAALAARVPYYTTIAGANAAVEGLKHMQSLEVYDLQGLHKQLA, via the coding sequence ATGCCAAAGCGCACAGACATCAAGAGCATCCTAATCATCGGCGCAGGCCCGATCATCATCGGCCAGGCGTGCGAATTCGACTACTCCGGCGCACAGGCCTGCAAGGCCCTGCGCGAAGAGGGCTTCAAGGTCATCCTGGTCAACTCGAACCCGGCGACCATCATGACGGACCCGAACACGGCCGACGTGACGTACATCGAGCCCATCACCTGGGAAGTGGTCGAGCGCATCATCGAGAAGGAACGCCCGGACGCCATCCTGCCGACCATGGGCGGCCAGACCGCGCTGAACTGCGCGCTGGACCTGCATCGCCATGGCGTGCTGGACAAGTACAAGGTGGAGCTGATCGGCGCCTCGCCGGAAGCCATCGACAAGGCCGAGGACCGCCAGAAGTTCAAGGACGCGATGACCAAGATCGGTCTCGGTTCGGCCAAGTCGGGCATCGCCCACTCGATGGACGAAGCCGTGGCCGTGCAGTCGCGCATCGCCCAGGAAACCGGCGGCGCCGGCTACCCGATCGTGATTCGCCCGTCGTTCACGCTGGGCGGCACCGGCGGCGGCATCGCCTACAACCGCGAAGAGTTCGAAGAGATCTGCAAGCGCGGCCTGGACCTGTCGCCGACGCGCGAACTGCTGATCGAGGAATCGCTGCTCGGCTGGAAGGAATACGAGATGGAAGTGGTCCGCGACAAGGCGGACAACTGCATCATCATCTGCTCGATCGAGAACCTGGACCCGATGGGCATCCACACCGGCGACTCGATCACCGTGGCCCCGGCCCAGACGCTGACCGACAAGGAATACCAGATCCTGCGTAACGCGTCGCTGGCCGTGCTGCGCGAGATCGGCGTGGACACCGGCGGTTCGAACGTGCAGTTCTCGATCAACCCGGTCGACGGCCGGATGATCGTGATCGAGATGAACCCGCGCGTGTCGCGTTCGTCGGCCCTGGCCTCGAAGGCCACGGGCTTCCCGATCGCCAAGGTCGCCGCCAAGCTGGCCGTGGGCTACACGCTGGACGAGCTGAAGAACGAAATCACCGGCGGCCAGACCCCGGCATCGTTCGAGCCGTCGATCGACTACGTGGTCACCAAGGTGCCGCGTTTCGCGTTCGAGAAATTCCCGGCAGCCGACAGCCACCTGACCACGCAGATGAAGTCGGTGGGCGAAGTGATGGCCATGGGCCGTACCTTCCAGGAATCGTTCCAGAAGGCCCTGCGCGGCCTGGAAGTGGGCGTGGACGGCCTGGACGAGAAGTCGACCGACCGTGACGAGATCGTCGAGGAAATCGGCGAGGCCGGCCCGGATCGCATCTGGTACGTGGGCGACGCGTTCCGCCTGGGCATGTCGCTGGAAGAGGTTTACGCCGAGACTGCCATCGATCCGTGGTTCCTGGCCCAGATCGAGGACATCGTCAAGACCGAAGGCCTGGCGCGCAACCGCACGCTGGAAAGCCTGTCGGCCGCCGAACTGCGCTTCCTGAAGCAGAAGGGCTTCTCGGACCGCCGCCTGGCCAAGCTGCTGAAGACCGATGCCAAGGCCGTGCGCGAGGCTCGCGTGGCGCAGAACGTGCGCCCGGTCTACAAGCGCGTGGACACCTGCGCCGCCGAGTTCGCCACCAACACCGCTTACATGTACGGCACGTACGAAGCCGAACATGGCGAGTGCGAGGCCGACCCGACGACCAACAGGAAGATCATGGTGCTGGGCGGTGGCCCGAACCGGATCGGCCAGGGCATCGAGTTCGACTACTGCTGCGTGCACGCCGCGCTGGCGCTGCGCGAGGACGGGTACGAGACCATCATGGTCAACTGCAACCCGGAAACCGTGTCGACCGACTATGACACGTCGGACCGCCTGTACTTCGAGCCGCTGACGCTGGAAGACGTGCTGGAAATCGTCGACAAGGAAAAGCCGGTGGGCGTGATCGTCCAGTACGGCGGCCAGACCCCGCTGAAGCTGGCGCTGGACCTGGAAGCCAACGGCGTGCCCATCATCGGCACGAGCCCGGACATGATCGACGCCGCGGAAGACCGCGAGCGCTTCCAGAAGCTGCTGCAGGACCTGGGTCTGCGCCAGCCGCCGAACCGCACGGCCCGAGCCGAGGACGAAGCGCTGCGCCTGGCCGAGGAAATCGGCTATCCGCTGGTGGTGCGTCCGTCGTACGTGCTGGGTGGCCGCGCGATGGAAATCGTGCACGAGCCGCGCGACCTGGAGCGCTACATGCGCGAGGCCGTGAAGGTGTCGAACGATTCGCCGGTGCTGCTGGACCGCTTCCTGAACGACGCCATCGAATGCGACGTCGACGCCCTGTGCGACGGCCAGCGCGTATTCATCGGCGGCGTGATGGAGCACATCGAACAGGCTGGCGTGCACTCGGGCGATTCGGCCTGCTCGCTGCCGCCGTACTCGCTGTCGCAGGCAACCGTCGACGAACTGAAGCGCCAGACCGCCGCGATGGCCAAGGCGCTGAACGTGATCGGCCTGATGAACGTGCAGTTCGCCATCCAGCAGAAGAACGGCGAGGACGTCGTCTACGTGCTGGAAGTGAACCCGCGTGCGTCGCGGACGGTGCCGTACGTGTCGAAGGCCACCGGCCTGTCCCTGGCCAAGATCGCCGCGCGCTGCATGGCCGGCCAGTCGCTGGATTCGCAGGGCATCGGCGCGGAAGTCGTGCCGCCGTACTTCAGCGTCAAGGAAGCCGTGTTCCCGTTCAACAAGTTCCCGGGCGTGGATCCGGTCCTCGGACCTGAAATGCGTTCCACCGGCGAAGTGATGGGCGTGGGCAAGGTGTTCGGCGAAGCGCTGTTCAAGAGCCAGCTGGCTGCCGGTTCGCGCCTGCCCGAGAAGGGCACGGTGCTGATCACGGTGAAGGACAGCGACAAGCCGCGCGCCGTGACCGTGGCCCGCATGCTGCACGACCTGGGCTACCCGATCGTCGCCACGCGCGGCACGGCTTCGGCCATCGAGGCTGCCGGCATCCCGGTCCGCGTGGTGAACAAGGTCAAGGATGGCCGTCCGCACATTGTGGACATGATCAAGAACGGCGAACTCGCCCTGGTCTTCACGACCGTGGACGAGACGCGTACGGCCATCGCCGATTCGCGCTCGATCCGTATCGCCGCACTGGCCGCCCGTGTGCCGTACTACACCACGATCGCTGGCGCCAACGCCGCGGTGGAAGGCCTGAAGCACATGCAGAGCCTGGAGGTCTATGACCTGCAAGGCCTGCACAAGCAACTGGCCTGA
- the greA gene encoding transcription elongation factor GreA — translation MSTIPITKRGAELLKEELQRLKAVERPAVINAISEARAQGDLSENAEYDAAKEKQAFIEGRIQEVEAKLGAAQVIDPTQLDTDGRIVFGATVDLEDLESGKAVSYQIVGDDEADLDSGKISVSSPIARALIGKFEGDVATVLAPGGEREYEVITVRYI, via the coding sequence ATGAGCACCATTCCGATTACCAAGCGTGGCGCCGAGCTCCTGAAGGAAGAGCTGCAGCGCCTCAAGGCCGTCGAGCGTCCTGCGGTGATCAATGCCATCTCCGAGGCGCGTGCCCAGGGCGATCTGTCGGAAAACGCCGAGTACGACGCCGCCAAGGAAAAGCAGGCATTTATCGAAGGCCGTATCCAGGAAGTGGAGGCCAAGCTGGGCGCCGCCCAGGTTATCGATCCGACACAGCTGGACACCGACGGCCGCATCGTCTTTGGTGCCACCGTGGACCTGGAAGACCTGGAATCGGGCAAGGCCGTCAGCTACCAGATCGTCGGCGACGACGAGGCTGACCTGGACAGCGGCAAGATTTCGGTCAGCTCGCCGATCGCACGCGCCCTGATCGGCAAGTTCGAGGGCGATGTCGCCACCGTGCTGGCCCCGGGCGGCGAACGCGAATACGAAGTCATCACTGTCCGCTACATCTGA